A single genomic interval of Oncorhynchus mykiss isolate Arlee chromosome 13, USDA_OmykA_1.1, whole genome shotgun sequence harbors:
- the LOC110485729 gene encoding multidrug resistance-associated protein 1 isoform X2: MDAFCELSGLDPLWDWNRTWYTDKPDLTECFQNTVLVWFPCVYLWLLAPFYALKLYCHDCGCIRISTLCTAKMVLGFLLASFGFVEFFYILLERSHEIQNHMVFLLSPIIRSLTVVLAICIIQLERIRGCRSSVFLFLFWVLVVVCSLVPLRAKIQLAMYEGITTDIVRYTAFFSYFSLQLAQLFLCCFADQPPEGKTVLVKNPCPVKDASFLSKMLFWWFTGLVVKGYRTPLEAGDLWNLREEDTSDKILSDLEEEWTTECAKLQQQEKTMVAAVALGTRLPDQAQILRKLQKEQSSGFCLLRTLARNLGPYFLTGTMCIIFHDFFMFAIPQVLSLLLGFMNEEDAPLWKGYFYATLMFLLSCLQSLFNHQYMYTCFTVGMRVKTAVMGLVYRKSLVINSASRRTCTVGEIVNLVSADTQKLMDFVVYFNAVWLAPIEIALCLFFLWQHLGPSALAGIATVILIFPLNGFIAKKRSKLQEVQMKFMDGRIKLMNEILNGIKILKFYAWEKAFLEQVLGYREKELKALKKSQILYSISIASFNSSTFLIAFAMFGVYVLIDDKNVLDAQKVFVSMALINILKTPLSQLPFAMSTTMQAIVSLKRLGKYLCSEELKDDNVAKAPLSTDGEGVLIDNGTFSWTKEGPPCLKRINVGVPQGSLVAVVGHVGSGKSSLLSAMLGETEKRSGSVSIKGSVAYVPQQAWIQNATVQDNVMFGREKQKTWYQRVLDACALLPDLEILPAGDCTEIGEKGLNLSGGQKQRVSLARAVYRKADVYLLDDPLSAVDAHVGQHIFDKVIGPKGVLRDKTRVLVTHGMSFLPQADLILVLVDGEITESGSYQELLSRHGAFADFIHTFASNDRKESVTETAAQRGARRASSRLSVTDFMPFSRDLSQEQLIGGDTNSTNLQGMEPMSEIDEEQVPEDLGKLMEVDKARTGRVRLEMYMEYFKTIGMAFIIPIVFLYAFQQGASLAYNYWLSLWADEPIVNGTQVDTDMKLAVYGALGFAQGIAIFGTTVAISVGGIIASRHLHMDLLKNVLRSPMSFFETTPSGNLLNRFAKEIDAIDCMIPDGLKMMLGYLFKLMEVCIIVMLATPFAAVVILPLAILYAFVQSFYVATSCQLRRLESVSRSPIYTHFNETVQGASVIRAFGEQHRFIVQANKRVDFNQTSYFPRFVATRWLAVNLEFVGNGVVLAAAILSVMGKDTLSPGIVGLAVSHSLQVTGILSWIVRSWTDVENNIVSVERVKEYADTAKEAVWTVEGSSLPLAWPQTGTIEFQDYGLQYRKGLDWALKGITLKIQEREKVGIVGRTGAGKSSLALGIFRILEAAKGAIYIDGVNIAEIGLHDLRSRITIIPQDPVLFSGSLRMNLDPFDTYTDEEIWSSLELAHLKNFVSNLPDKLNYECSEGGENLSLGQRQLVCLARALLRKTKILVLDEATAAVDLETDTLIQSTIRQQFEDCTVLTIAHRLNTIMDYTRVIVMDKGHISEMDSPANLISNRGQFYRMCREAGLV; the protein is encoded by the exons GACTGGAATCGAACGTGGTACACGGACAAACCGGACCTGACCGAGTGCTTCCAGAACACGGTGTTGGTCTGGTTCCCGTGCGTCTACCTCTGGCTGTTGGCGCCCTTCTACGCCCTCAAACTCTACTGCCATGACTGTGGATGCATCCGAATCTCCACTCTCTGCACTGCCAAGATG GTGCTGGGGTTCCTCCTGGCCTCATTTGGCTTCGTGGAGTTCTTCTACATTCTTCTGGAGAGGAGTCATGAGATCCAAAACCACATGGTCTTCCTCCTCAGTCCCATCATACGCAGCTTGACTGTG GTCCTGGCCATATGCATCATCCAGTTGGAGAGGATACGAGGCTGTCGTTCCTCcgtcttcctcttcctgttctgGGTCCTGGTGGTGGTGTGTTCCCTGGTGCCCCTACGGGCAAAGATCCAGCTGGCTATGTACGAG GGCATCACCACCGATATTGTGAGATACACAGCGTTTTTCTCCTACTTCTCACTCCAACTGGCCCAGCTCTTCCTGTGTTGTTTCGCTGACCAGCCTCCAGAGGGAAAAACCGTCCTCGTCAAA AACCCATGTCCAGTCAAGGATGCCTCTTTCCTGTCGAAGATGCTCTTCTGGTGGTTTACTGG GCTGGTGGTTAAAGGTTATCGTACCCCTCTGGAAGCTGGAGACCTGTGGAACCTGAGGGAAGAGGACACATCGGACAAGAtcctctctgatctggaggaGGAGTGGACAACAGAATGTGCCAAACTGCAACA gcaggagAAAACCATGGTGGCAGCCGTGGCGCTGGGCACCAGACtgcccgaccaggcccagatacTCAGGAAGCTGCAGAAGGAGCAGAGCTCCGGCTTCTGTCTGCTGAGGACACTGGCCAGGAACTTGGGACCTTACTTCCTTACTGGGACAATGTGCATCATCTTCCACGACTTCTTTATGTTTGCCATCCCTCAGGTGCTCAG TCTTCTTCTGGGCTTCATGAACGAAGAAGACGCCCCCCTGTGGAAGGGTTACTTCTACGCTACCCTGATGTTCCTGCTGTCCTGTCTCCAGTCCCTGTTCAACCACCAGTACATGTACACCTGCTTCACCGTGGGCATGAGAGTGAAGACAGCCGTGATGGGACTGGTCTACAGAAAG TCTTTGGTGATCAACAGCGCATCCAGGAGGACGTGCACAGTGGGGGAGATCGTCAACCTGGTATCAGCCGACACTCAGAAGCTTATGGACTTTGTGGTTTACTTCAACGCAGTGTGGCTGGCTCCTATCGAGATCGCCCTCTGCCTCTTCTTCCTCTGGCAG CACCTAGGCCCATCTGCGCTAGCCGGAATTGCCACCGTCATCCTCATCTTCCCACTCAACGGATTCATCGCCAAGAAAAGGAGCAAACTGCAG GAGGTACAGATGAAGTTTATGGATGGGCGAATCAAGCTGATGAACGAGATCCTGAACGGGATCAAGATCCTGAAGTTCTATGCATGGGAGAAGGCCTTTCTGGAGCAGGTCCTGGGATACAGGGAGAAAGAACTGAAGGCCCTGAAGAAGTCCCAGATCCTCTACTCCATCTCCATCGCCTCCTTCAACTCATCCACTTTCCTG ATTGCCTTTGCCATGTTTGGTGTCTATGTGCTGATTGATGACAAGAACGTCCTAGATGCCCAGAAGGTCTTTGTCTCCATGGCTCTCATCAACATTCTGAAGACCCCACTGAGCCAGCTACCCTTTGCCATGAGCACTACCATGCAG GCCATTGTCTCGCTGAAGCGCTTAGGGAAATACCTGTGTTCTGAGGAGCTGAAAGACGACAATGTAGCCAAGGCCCCTTTGAGTACTG ATGGGGAAGGTGTGTTGATAGACAACGGAACGTTCAGTTGGACTAAAGAAGGTCCTCCATGCCTTAAAAG GATTAATGTGGGTGTACCCCAGGGTTCACTGGTGGCGGTGGTGGGCCATGTAGGTAGCGGGAAGTCCTCCCTGCTGTCTGCCATGCTTGGAGAAACAGAGAAGAGGAGCGGCAGTGTGTCAATTAAG GGCTCAGTGGCCTATGTACCTCAGCAGGCTTGGATCCAGAATGCCACGGTTCAGGACAATGTTATGTTTGGTCGTGAGAAGCAGAAGACCTGGTACCAGCGGGTGTTGGACGCCTGTGCTCTGTTGCCTGACCTGGAGATCCTGCCTGCTGGAGACTGCACGGAGATTGGGGAGAAG GGTCTGAATCTCTCGGGTGGTCAGAAGCAGAGGGTGAGCCTGGCAAGGGCTGTGTACAGGAAGGCTGACGTCTATCTGCTGGATGACCCCCTGTCTGCTGTGGATGCTCATGTGGGGCAACACATCTTCGACAAAGTCATCGGACCCAAGGGAGTGCTAAGAGATAAG ACCCGTGTCCTAGTAACCCATGGGATGAGCTTCCTGCCCCAGGCGGACCTCATCCTGGTGCTGGTGGACGGGGAGATCACAGAGAGTGGCTCCTACCAGGAGTTGCTGAGCCGCCATGGGGCCTTTGCAGACTTCATCCATACCTTCGCCAGCAACGACCGTAAAGAGAGTGTCACAGAGACCGCCGCACAGAGGG GTGCCAGGAGGGCCAGCTCACGGCTGAGTGTTACAGACTTCATGCCATTCTCAAGAGATCTATCCCAAGAGCAGCTCATTGG GGGAGACACCAACAGTACTAACCTGCAGGGTATGGAGCCCATGTCTGAGATAGACGAGGAGCAGGTTCCTGAGGACTTGGGAAAGCTGATGGAGGTTGACAAGGCACGCACTGGGAGG GTGAGGCTGGAGATGTACATGGAGTACTTCAAGACCATCGGCATGGCCTTCATCATCCCCATCGTCTTCCTGTACGCCTTCCAACAGGGGGCCTCGCTGGCTTACAACTACTGGCTGAGCCTGTGGGCCGACGAACCCATCGTCAACGGCACCCAGGTCGACACGGACATGAAGCTGGCCGTCTACGGGGCTCTGGGCTTCGCACAAG GAATCGCTATTTTCGGCACCACGGTGGCCATTTCAGTCGGAGGTATCATCGCGTCCCGGCACCTCCACATGGACCTCCTGAAGAACGTTCTCCGCTCCCCCATGTCTTTCTTTGAGACCACCCCCAGTGGGAACCTCCTAAACCGTTTTGCCAAGGAGATCGACGCTATCGACTGCATGATCCCCGACGGCCTCAAGATGATGCTGGGCTACCTCTTCAAGCTGATGGAAGTCTGTATCATCGTCATGCTGGCTACACCTTTTGCGGCGGTCGTCATCCTGCCCCTCGCCATTCTCTACGCCTTCGTTCAG AGTTTCTACGTGGCCACATCCTGCCAGCTGCGGAGGCTGGAGTCGGTGAGCCGCTCGCCCATCTACACCCACTTCAACGAGACGGTGCAGGGAGCCAGTGTCATACGGGCCTTCGGAGAACAGCACCGCTTCATTGTGCAGGCTAACAAGAGGGTCGACTTCAACCAGACCTCCTACTTCCCCCGCTTTGTGGCCACCAG GTGGTTGGCAGTTAATCTTGAGTTTGTCGGTAACGGTGTGGTTTTAGCCGCAGCTATTCTCTCCGTGATGGGGAAAGACACCCTGAGCCCTGGCATTGTTGGTTTGGCTGTGTCACACTCCCTCCAG GTGACTGGCATTCTGAGCTGGATTGTGAGATCATGGACAGACGTAGAGAACAACATTGTGTCTGTTGAGAGGGTGAAGGAGTACGCTGACACTGCAAAAGAG GCTGTGTGGACCGTGGAGGGAAGTTCCCTGCCTCTGGCCTGGCCTCAGACTGGCACTATAGAGTTCCAAGACTATGGACTGCAGTACCGCAAGGGCCTGGACTGGGCACTGAAAGGCATCACCCTGAAAATCcaggagagagaaaag GTTGGCATTGTGGGCAGAACCGGAGCTGGAAAGTCTTCCCTTGCTCTGGGGATCTTCAGAATCCTAGAGGCAGCCAAGGGAGCGATCTACATCGATGGAGTCAACATCGCAGAGATCGGACTCCACGACCTCAGATCCCGCATTACCATCATCCCACAG GACCCTGTGTTGTTCTCCGGCTCACTGCGTATGAACCTTGACCCCTTTGACACGTATACTGACGAGGAAATATGGAGTTCACTAGAGCTTGCTCACCTCAAGAACTTTGTGTCCAACCTGCCTGACAAACTGAATTATGAGTGCTcggagggaggagagaacctCAG TCTGGGTCAGCGCCAGCTGGTCTGCCTGGCCCGCGCTCTCCTCCGTAAGACCAAGATCCTGGTTCTGGATGAGGCCACAGCCGCTGTGGACCTGGAGACAGACACCCTGATCCAGTCCACCATCAGACAACAGTTTGAGGACTGCACCGTGCTCACCATCGCCCACCGCCTCAACACCATCATGGACTATACCAG AGTGATAGTGATGGACAAAGGCCACATCTCGGAGATGGACTCCCCAGCCAACCTCATCTCAAACAGGGGACAGTTCTACCGTATGTGCCGAGAGGCTGGGCTAGTCTAA
- the LOC110485729 gene encoding multidrug resistance-associated protein 1 isoform X1, producing the protein MGTSSSSKLQPDTQPLVRGLRGEKQGEDWNRTWYTDKPDLTECFQNTVLVWFPCVYLWLLAPFYALKLYCHDCGCIRISTLCTAKMVLGFLLASFGFVEFFYILLERSHEIQNHMVFLLSPIIRSLTVVLAICIIQLERIRGCRSSVFLFLFWVLVVVCSLVPLRAKIQLAMYEGITTDIVRYTAFFSYFSLQLAQLFLCCFADQPPEGKTVLVKNPCPVKDASFLSKMLFWWFTGLVVKGYRTPLEAGDLWNLREEDTSDKILSDLEEEWTTECAKLQQQEKTMVAAVALGTRLPDQAQILRKLQKEQSSGFCLLRTLARNLGPYFLTGTMCIIFHDFFMFAIPQVLSLLLGFMNEEDAPLWKGYFYATLMFLLSCLQSLFNHQYMYTCFTVGMRVKTAVMGLVYRKSLVINSASRRTCTVGEIVNLVSADTQKLMDFVVYFNAVWLAPIEIALCLFFLWQHLGPSALAGIATVILIFPLNGFIAKKRSKLQEVQMKFMDGRIKLMNEILNGIKILKFYAWEKAFLEQVLGYREKELKALKKSQILYSISIASFNSSTFLIAFAMFGVYVLIDDKNVLDAQKVFVSMALINILKTPLSQLPFAMSTTMQAIVSLKRLGKYLCSEELKDDNVAKAPLSTDGEGVLIDNGTFSWTKEGPPCLKRINVGVPQGSLVAVVGHVGSGKSSLLSAMLGETEKRSGSVSIKGSVAYVPQQAWIQNATVQDNVMFGREKQKTWYQRVLDACALLPDLEILPAGDCTEIGEKGLNLSGGQKQRVSLARAVYRKADVYLLDDPLSAVDAHVGQHIFDKVIGPKGVLRDKTRVLVTHGMSFLPQADLILVLVDGEITESGSYQELLSRHGAFADFIHTFASNDRKESVTETAAQRGARRASSRLSVTDFMPFSRDLSQEQLIGGDTNSTNLQGMEPMSEIDEEQVPEDLGKLMEVDKARTGRVRLEMYMEYFKTIGMAFIIPIVFLYAFQQGASLAYNYWLSLWADEPIVNGTQVDTDMKLAVYGALGFAQGIAIFGTTVAISVGGIIASRHLHMDLLKNVLRSPMSFFETTPSGNLLNRFAKEIDAIDCMIPDGLKMMLGYLFKLMEVCIIVMLATPFAAVVILPLAILYAFVQSFYVATSCQLRRLESVSRSPIYTHFNETVQGASVIRAFGEQHRFIVQANKRVDFNQTSYFPRFVATRWLAVNLEFVGNGVVLAAAILSVMGKDTLSPGIVGLAVSHSLQVTGILSWIVRSWTDVENNIVSVERVKEYADTAKEAVWTVEGSSLPLAWPQTGTIEFQDYGLQYRKGLDWALKGITLKIQEREKVGIVGRTGAGKSSLALGIFRILEAAKGAIYIDGVNIAEIGLHDLRSRITIIPQDPVLFSGSLRMNLDPFDTYTDEEIWSSLELAHLKNFVSNLPDKLNYECSEGGENLSLGQRQLVCLARALLRKTKILVLDEATAAVDLETDTLIQSTIRQQFEDCTVLTIAHRLNTIMDYTRVIVMDKGHISEMDSPANLISNRGQFYRMCREAGLV; encoded by the exons GCACCTCTAGCTCCTCCAAACTGCAGCCAGACACCCAGCCCCTCGTCAGAGGGCTTAGAGGTGAAAAACAGGGAGAG GACTGGAATCGAACGTGGTACACGGACAAACCGGACCTGACCGAGTGCTTCCAGAACACGGTGTTGGTCTGGTTCCCGTGCGTCTACCTCTGGCTGTTGGCGCCCTTCTACGCCCTCAAACTCTACTGCCATGACTGTGGATGCATCCGAATCTCCACTCTCTGCACTGCCAAGATG GTGCTGGGGTTCCTCCTGGCCTCATTTGGCTTCGTGGAGTTCTTCTACATTCTTCTGGAGAGGAGTCATGAGATCCAAAACCACATGGTCTTCCTCCTCAGTCCCATCATACGCAGCTTGACTGTG GTCCTGGCCATATGCATCATCCAGTTGGAGAGGATACGAGGCTGTCGTTCCTCcgtcttcctcttcctgttctgGGTCCTGGTGGTGGTGTGTTCCCTGGTGCCCCTACGGGCAAAGATCCAGCTGGCTATGTACGAG GGCATCACCACCGATATTGTGAGATACACAGCGTTTTTCTCCTACTTCTCACTCCAACTGGCCCAGCTCTTCCTGTGTTGTTTCGCTGACCAGCCTCCAGAGGGAAAAACCGTCCTCGTCAAA AACCCATGTCCAGTCAAGGATGCCTCTTTCCTGTCGAAGATGCTCTTCTGGTGGTTTACTGG GCTGGTGGTTAAAGGTTATCGTACCCCTCTGGAAGCTGGAGACCTGTGGAACCTGAGGGAAGAGGACACATCGGACAAGAtcctctctgatctggaggaGGAGTGGACAACAGAATGTGCCAAACTGCAACA gcaggagAAAACCATGGTGGCAGCCGTGGCGCTGGGCACCAGACtgcccgaccaggcccagatacTCAGGAAGCTGCAGAAGGAGCAGAGCTCCGGCTTCTGTCTGCTGAGGACACTGGCCAGGAACTTGGGACCTTACTTCCTTACTGGGACAATGTGCATCATCTTCCACGACTTCTTTATGTTTGCCATCCCTCAGGTGCTCAG TCTTCTTCTGGGCTTCATGAACGAAGAAGACGCCCCCCTGTGGAAGGGTTACTTCTACGCTACCCTGATGTTCCTGCTGTCCTGTCTCCAGTCCCTGTTCAACCACCAGTACATGTACACCTGCTTCACCGTGGGCATGAGAGTGAAGACAGCCGTGATGGGACTGGTCTACAGAAAG TCTTTGGTGATCAACAGCGCATCCAGGAGGACGTGCACAGTGGGGGAGATCGTCAACCTGGTATCAGCCGACACTCAGAAGCTTATGGACTTTGTGGTTTACTTCAACGCAGTGTGGCTGGCTCCTATCGAGATCGCCCTCTGCCTCTTCTTCCTCTGGCAG CACCTAGGCCCATCTGCGCTAGCCGGAATTGCCACCGTCATCCTCATCTTCCCACTCAACGGATTCATCGCCAAGAAAAGGAGCAAACTGCAG GAGGTACAGATGAAGTTTATGGATGGGCGAATCAAGCTGATGAACGAGATCCTGAACGGGATCAAGATCCTGAAGTTCTATGCATGGGAGAAGGCCTTTCTGGAGCAGGTCCTGGGATACAGGGAGAAAGAACTGAAGGCCCTGAAGAAGTCCCAGATCCTCTACTCCATCTCCATCGCCTCCTTCAACTCATCCACTTTCCTG ATTGCCTTTGCCATGTTTGGTGTCTATGTGCTGATTGATGACAAGAACGTCCTAGATGCCCAGAAGGTCTTTGTCTCCATGGCTCTCATCAACATTCTGAAGACCCCACTGAGCCAGCTACCCTTTGCCATGAGCACTACCATGCAG GCCATTGTCTCGCTGAAGCGCTTAGGGAAATACCTGTGTTCTGAGGAGCTGAAAGACGACAATGTAGCCAAGGCCCCTTTGAGTACTG ATGGGGAAGGTGTGTTGATAGACAACGGAACGTTCAGTTGGACTAAAGAAGGTCCTCCATGCCTTAAAAG GATTAATGTGGGTGTACCCCAGGGTTCACTGGTGGCGGTGGTGGGCCATGTAGGTAGCGGGAAGTCCTCCCTGCTGTCTGCCATGCTTGGAGAAACAGAGAAGAGGAGCGGCAGTGTGTCAATTAAG GGCTCAGTGGCCTATGTACCTCAGCAGGCTTGGATCCAGAATGCCACGGTTCAGGACAATGTTATGTTTGGTCGTGAGAAGCAGAAGACCTGGTACCAGCGGGTGTTGGACGCCTGTGCTCTGTTGCCTGACCTGGAGATCCTGCCTGCTGGAGACTGCACGGAGATTGGGGAGAAG GGTCTGAATCTCTCGGGTGGTCAGAAGCAGAGGGTGAGCCTGGCAAGGGCTGTGTACAGGAAGGCTGACGTCTATCTGCTGGATGACCCCCTGTCTGCTGTGGATGCTCATGTGGGGCAACACATCTTCGACAAAGTCATCGGACCCAAGGGAGTGCTAAGAGATAAG ACCCGTGTCCTAGTAACCCATGGGATGAGCTTCCTGCCCCAGGCGGACCTCATCCTGGTGCTGGTGGACGGGGAGATCACAGAGAGTGGCTCCTACCAGGAGTTGCTGAGCCGCCATGGGGCCTTTGCAGACTTCATCCATACCTTCGCCAGCAACGACCGTAAAGAGAGTGTCACAGAGACCGCCGCACAGAGGG GTGCCAGGAGGGCCAGCTCACGGCTGAGTGTTACAGACTTCATGCCATTCTCAAGAGATCTATCCCAAGAGCAGCTCATTGG GGGAGACACCAACAGTACTAACCTGCAGGGTATGGAGCCCATGTCTGAGATAGACGAGGAGCAGGTTCCTGAGGACTTGGGAAAGCTGATGGAGGTTGACAAGGCACGCACTGGGAGG GTGAGGCTGGAGATGTACATGGAGTACTTCAAGACCATCGGCATGGCCTTCATCATCCCCATCGTCTTCCTGTACGCCTTCCAACAGGGGGCCTCGCTGGCTTACAACTACTGGCTGAGCCTGTGGGCCGACGAACCCATCGTCAACGGCACCCAGGTCGACACGGACATGAAGCTGGCCGTCTACGGGGCTCTGGGCTTCGCACAAG GAATCGCTATTTTCGGCACCACGGTGGCCATTTCAGTCGGAGGTATCATCGCGTCCCGGCACCTCCACATGGACCTCCTGAAGAACGTTCTCCGCTCCCCCATGTCTTTCTTTGAGACCACCCCCAGTGGGAACCTCCTAAACCGTTTTGCCAAGGAGATCGACGCTATCGACTGCATGATCCCCGACGGCCTCAAGATGATGCTGGGCTACCTCTTCAAGCTGATGGAAGTCTGTATCATCGTCATGCTGGCTACACCTTTTGCGGCGGTCGTCATCCTGCCCCTCGCCATTCTCTACGCCTTCGTTCAG AGTTTCTACGTGGCCACATCCTGCCAGCTGCGGAGGCTGGAGTCGGTGAGCCGCTCGCCCATCTACACCCACTTCAACGAGACGGTGCAGGGAGCCAGTGTCATACGGGCCTTCGGAGAACAGCACCGCTTCATTGTGCAGGCTAACAAGAGGGTCGACTTCAACCAGACCTCCTACTTCCCCCGCTTTGTGGCCACCAG GTGGTTGGCAGTTAATCTTGAGTTTGTCGGTAACGGTGTGGTTTTAGCCGCAGCTATTCTCTCCGTGATGGGGAAAGACACCCTGAGCCCTGGCATTGTTGGTTTGGCTGTGTCACACTCCCTCCAG GTGACTGGCATTCTGAGCTGGATTGTGAGATCATGGACAGACGTAGAGAACAACATTGTGTCTGTTGAGAGGGTGAAGGAGTACGCTGACACTGCAAAAGAG GCTGTGTGGACCGTGGAGGGAAGTTCCCTGCCTCTGGCCTGGCCTCAGACTGGCACTATAGAGTTCCAAGACTATGGACTGCAGTACCGCAAGGGCCTGGACTGGGCACTGAAAGGCATCACCCTGAAAATCcaggagagagaaaag GTTGGCATTGTGGGCAGAACCGGAGCTGGAAAGTCTTCCCTTGCTCTGGGGATCTTCAGAATCCTAGAGGCAGCCAAGGGAGCGATCTACATCGATGGAGTCAACATCGCAGAGATCGGACTCCACGACCTCAGATCCCGCATTACCATCATCCCACAG GACCCTGTGTTGTTCTCCGGCTCACTGCGTATGAACCTTGACCCCTTTGACACGTATACTGACGAGGAAATATGGAGTTCACTAGAGCTTGCTCACCTCAAGAACTTTGTGTCCAACCTGCCTGACAAACTGAATTATGAGTGCTcggagggaggagagaacctCAG TCTGGGTCAGCGCCAGCTGGTCTGCCTGGCCCGCGCTCTCCTCCGTAAGACCAAGATCCTGGTTCTGGATGAGGCCACAGCCGCTGTGGACCTGGAGACAGACACCCTGATCCAGTCCACCATCAGACAACAGTTTGAGGACTGCACCGTGCTCACCATCGCCCACCGCCTCAACACCATCATGGACTATACCAG AGTGATAGTGATGGACAAAGGCCACATCTCGGAGATGGACTCCCCAGCCAACCTCATCTCAAACAGGGGACAGTTCTACCGTATGTGCCGAGAGGCTGGGCTAGTCTAA